TTTGAATTGTGCCGTGTGGCTGCAAACTAATTTAAAACCTGCCACAGTCCTAAAATCAATTTTGCAAATTGAAAAGACCATGGGTCGCAAGCGCAATGCTCTCCAGGCATATACTTCGCGGCCTATAGATATTGACATCATATTAATTGACGATTTGATTATTGAGTCCGAAAAACTCACTGTTCCACATCCAGAAATGCAAAAGCGAAAGTTTGTGTTGCAGCCTTTGGCCGACCTCAATTCACACTTAATACATCCAGTTTTTGAAAAAAACATAATAAAAATTTTAGCCGAGAGTGAAGACTCAAGTGTGCTTCAAAAGCAGTCCAAATGGCTTACCAACCCGATGAAGGACTACAATATTTCACAATATAATTATATTGCGATTGAAGGAAACATTGGGGCCGGAAAAACAAGTTTGGCCACCAAGATTGCAAATGATTTTAACGCAAAACTAATTTTGGAACGTTTTAAGGACAACCCTTTTCTTCCAAAATTTTATGAAGATGCCGCGCGTTACGCTTTTCCATTAGAAATGTCCTTTTTGGCAGACCGTTACCAACAATTGGTAGACGATATTACCCAGTTCGATCTTTTTAAGGAGTCTGTCATTGCAGATTACGATGTAAATAAATCCCTCATTTTTGCAGGCATCACTTTGCCCGAGGAAGAATATGCGCTTTACAAAAAACTTTTTCAAGTAATGCACAAAGATGTCCCAAAGCCAGATAAATATATTTACCTATACCAAAACACCGACCGCCTTTTGGAAAATATAAAAAAAAGGGGCCGTAAGTATGAGCAGAGTATAGAAGCATCTTATCTGCAAAAATTGAATGCAGGTTATCTTGAATTCATTAAAAACCAACATTCTGAAAACATAAAAATTATCAACATTTCCGAGCTTGACTTTCTAAAAAAACGCGCAGATTATCTGTGTGTTTTAAAAAAAATAATTTCCTAAAAAGCCTCAGTCACAAGTTACAATTAGCAGTCTTTTTACTGTAAACTGAAAACTGCGAGAGCCTACTTAATTTGCTTACCTTTGCAAAAAAGTAACTATGAGCAGACAAGAGAATCAAAACAGAGGAAAAGCTTCAGGGCGTGGTAGTAATAACCAGCGCAACCGAAGCAATGCAAGAGGAAATGCTCCTTTAAAATCAGAATCCACACCAAAAAAAACCGGGCGTCAACAAGATCCTACGGCCAAGCCGAAATTGCGGTTTGATAAAACGGGCAAGGAAATAGGCCGCAGGGAAAAATTAGTAAAAGAAGTAAAAAAGAGCAACCCAGAAGACGGTATTCGTCTTAATAAATATATTGCGAATAGCGGTGTATGCTCACGTCGCGAGGCTGACACCTATATTGCAACAGGTTTGGTTTCCGTAAACGGAAAAATAATAAATGAAATGGGTTACAAGGTGCAATTAAGTGATGATGTGCGTTTTGACGGCCGCCGATTGAACCCAGAGCCAAACACATACGTATTGCTGAACAAGCCAAAAGGTTTTGCAACTACAGACAGTAACGCAAAGGGCATGACTGTAATGGACTTGGTGGCGAACGCCACGACGGCAAAAATAAAACCTTTCGGCCGCTTGGGTAGAAATGCTACGGGGCTTTTGCTTTTTACAAATGATGATGAGTTCGTGCAAAAATTCACCAAAAAAGGAATTCCGCGTTTGTTCCATATAGAACTTGACAAAAACCTAAAGGCTGAGCATCTTAAAAAAATAAAAGATGGTTTCAGTATTGAGGGAAAGGAAATTTCCGTGGAGGAAATAAGTTATGTAGATAACGCGCCAAAAAGTGAAATAGGCCTAAAAATAAAACATACCGGGAACAGCATTATACGAACTATTTTTGAACATTTGGGTTATGATGTAGTGCGGGTAGATTGTGTTACGCTCGGGCCCTTGACCAAAAAAGATTTGCCGCGCGGCCGCTGGAGAACCCTTACTGAAAAGGAACTCAATATGTTCAGCATGTTATAAGGGAAAATGAAATTTTCTCCAATTCATTAATTATTGAATTTTTTTTGGCACTTTTGTAGTGAAAACAAATTAAGCGACAGTATTTTTAAAATGGTTGGTTTTTGAAAACTTTCAGAAACAAAGATTCTAAATGAACAATACCTTTTTATTTCCCATAGCTGCAATTCAGCATGTTTCGGGCACAAGTTCCACTATAAATGCTTGGCCTATTCACATCTAATCTTCAAGTTAATTTTTTGTTATACTCTCCATTTTTTGGGGATTACGCAGCAAGAATTTTTAATTTACACTTTTCAACGAAAACAAAAGAATGAACACCAAATACATAGATTTAATAAACCAAACGTATTATTTTCCACAGGAAGAATTTCGCTTGGGCGATAATGGCCTGGAATTTCACGGCGTAGATTTAATGGGCCTTGTTGAAAAATACGGAGCTCCCTTAAAATTTACATACCTGCCAAAAATTTCAGAAAATATTAATTTGGCAAAAAAATGGTTTGCGGACGCTATTGAAAAAAACAACTATAAAGGCACGTACAACTACTGTTATTGCACCAAAAGTTCGCACTTCAAACACGTATTGAATGAAGCTCTAAAGAATGACATACACATAGAAACCTCTTCGGCGTTTGATATTGATATTGTAGAGCGTTTAAAGAAAACCGGAAAGGTATCAGATAAAACTTATGTAATTTGCAATGGCTTCAAACGCGACCGTTATATAGATAACATAGCCCGTTTAATTAACAACGGTCATGAAAACTGCATCCCGATTATTGATAATTATGAAGAGATCGAGCTGCTTTCAGACAGTATTGACAACCACTTCAATGTAGGTATCCGTATTGCTTCCGAAGAAGAGCCAAAGTTTGAATTTTATACTTCCAGATTGGGCATTGGATACAAAAATATAATCCCTTTTTATGAAGAGCAGATAAAAAACAACGAACGTGTAGATTTAAAGATGCTACATTTCTTCATAAATACAGGAATACGCGACACGGCTTATTACTGGAACGAATTGGTGAAGTGTCTAAAGGTATATGTACGTCTTAAAAAAATCTGTCCTTCTTTGGACAGTCTTAACATTGGCGGTGGTTTTCCGATAAAAAACTCATTAGCGTTTGAGTACGATTATCAGTATATGATTGATGAGATTTTAAACCAGATAAACATTACCTGTGCAGAGGCAGATGTGCCGGTACCACACATATTTACAGAATTTGGAAGCTTTACCGTAGGAGAGAGCGGTGGTGCCATTTATGAGATTTTATACCAAAAACAACAAAACGACCGCGAAAAGTGGAATATGATTAATTCATCTTTCATCACAACCTTACCAGACACTTGGGCCATCAGCAAACGTTTTATTATGCTTGCCGTAAACCGTTGGAATGATGAATATGAAAGAGTGCTCTTGGGTGGATTGACCTGTGATAGTGATGACTATTATAACAGTGAGCAAAACATGGCAGCTATTTATCTGCCAAAGTTCAGAAAAGAAAAACCTTTGTATATTGGCTTCTTTAATACAGGAGCATACCAAGAAACCATTGGCGGGTTTGGGGGCTTGCAGCACTGCTTGATTCCTTCGCCAAAGCATATTTTGATTGACAGAGATAAAAACAACAATTTAACATACCAACTATTTTCAGAACAACAAACAAGCGAGCAATTGCTAAACATTTTAGGTTATGAGCACTAAGACGTACGCAGGTATCCCGCAAAAATATGCGGCCCTAGAAACATCAAAAATTGTATTGATCCCAGTTCCTTACGATGGAACAAGCACTTGGCAAAAAGGAGCCGACAAAGGCCCAGAGGCCTTCTTGGATGCTTCAGAAAACATGGAGCTTTACGACATTGAAACCCAAACAGAGGTTTACAAACAAGGAGTTTATTTAGCAGATGCAATTACAGAAAATTCCTCTCCGGAAGCCGTTGTCTCTGAAGTTCACAAAATCACAAAAGACTATATAAAACGCAATAAATTCGTAACTATTTTTGGTGGGGAGCATAGTATTTCCATAGGAACCATTCGTGCTTTCAACGAGTGTTTTGATAATCTAACCGTCCTTCACATAGATGCACACGCAGATTTGCGCAAGGAATTTCATGGGAGTAAGTGCAACCATGCCTGCGCGGTATACGAAGCAAGCCAGACCACAAACCTGGTGCAAGTGGGAATACGTAGTATGGACATTGCCGAAACCCGCGTCATGGACGAGGAAAAGGTTTTCTTCGCACACGATATGGCCAAGGATGAATATTGGATGGACAAGGTTATTGAAGCTCTGGGAGACAACGTTTTCATAACCTTCGATCTTGACGCACTAGACCCTTCAATCTTGCCTTCAACTGGAACACCAGAGCCTGGCGGACTTTTCTGGTACGAAACCCTTGATTTCCTAAAACAGGTTTTTGAGGAGCGTAACGTGGTAGGTTTTGATATTGTCGAACTGTGCCCAAATAAGGATGAAAAGGCTTCAGATTTTGTGGCGGCAAAACTCTACTATAAAATGCTTACCTACAAATTTGCGGGCACGGACGAAGAAGACGAATACGAAAGCAATTTTAACGAAACCAAAAAAGGCGTTTCAAAATTTAATACCGAAGAAGATGAGTACTAGCAAAGGATCCATTTCCCAATTTATTGAAAAATATTATTTACACTTCAACGCAGCCGCCCTTGTGGATGCCGCAAAAGGATACGAGGCCCAATTGAACAATGGCTCAAAAATGCTCGTCTCGCTTGCCGGAGCAATGAGTACTGCCGAATTGGGAAAGATTTTTGCTGAAATGATACGTCAGGATAAGGTGCATATCATTTCCTGCACGGGCGCAAATCTTGAAGAGGACATTATGAATCTGGTGGCACACAGCCATTACAAACGCGTTCCGAATTACCGCGATTTAACGCCACAGGATGAGTGGGATTTATTGGAAAACGGAATGAACCGCGTTACCGATACCTGTATTCCCGAGGAAGAAGCTTTCCGAAGAATTCAAAAGCACATTGTAAAACTCTGGAAAGAAGCCGAAGCAAATGGTGAACGCTACCTGCCTCACGAGTATATGTACAAACTTTTGTTGAGCGGTGTAATGGAAGAACATTACGAAATAGACTTAAAAGATTCATGGATGTACGCCGCCGCGGAAAAGAATTTACCGATAGTTTGTCCAGGTTGGGAAGACAGTACTATGGGCAACATCTTCGCAAGTTATGTACTTAAAGGCGAATTGAAAGCTTCTACCATGAAAAGCGGAATTGAGTATATGACTTTCCTCGCAGATTGGTACACAGATAATTCTGAAAAAGGAATCGGTTTCTTCCAAATAGGAGGGGGAATCGCGGGAGATTTCCCAATATGTGTCGTGCCCATGCTATACCAAGATATGGAAAGGACAGACACTCCGTTCTGGAGTTATTTCTGCCAAATCAGTGATTCCACAACCAGTTTCGGAAGCTATTCGGGAGCCGTCCCGAATGAGAAAATCACGTGGGGAAAACTGGATATGGACACGCCAAAATTCATCATAGAAAGTGATGCAACCATCGTTGCGCCTTTAATTTTTGCGTACCTTTTAGGTATGTAAAAAAGGAATATTTTTTTCGAAGAAATACGAATTCCAAAAATTTAGAAATCTTTTCCCTCAACCAATTAAGTTGGGGGAAAGGATTATGGTTTATATAATAAAATGAAAGAATGGAACAGCAAAAAATTGAAAATATAGAATTAAAATTTTTAACGCTAAAAGACTATGAAGCGTTGAAAGAGGCTACCATTCAATCGTATGGTGGACTTCCAAATAGCTATTGGAAAATCAATGAAATTGGTAATCTCATTGACATCTTTCCCGAGGGACAAGTGGTGATAATGGCCGATGGCGAAATTGCAGGTTGTGCCCTTTCCATTATTGTAGATTTTGACGAGTTGGGAGAGAAACACACCTATAAAGATATAACCGACGATCCCACTTTTGGGATTCAC
The Aequorivita iocasae genome window above contains:
- the folK gene encoding 2-amino-4-hydroxy-6-hydroxymethyldihydropteridine diphosphokinase, translating into MQPLYNVYLSLGSNMGNRSEYLQNAVNSLFEEVGSIVKISSVYQTPAMGFDGDPFLNCAVWLQTNLKPATVLKSILQIEKTMGRKRNALQAYTSRPIDIDIILIDDLIIESEKLTVPHPEMQKRKFVLQPLADLNSHLIHPVFEKNIIKILAESEDSSVLQKQSKWLTNPMKDYNISQYNYIAIEGNIGAGKTSLATKIANDFNAKLILERFKDNPFLPKFYEDAARYAFPLEMSFLADRYQQLVDDITQFDLFKESVIADYDVNKSLIFAGITLPEEEYALYKKLFQVMHKDVPKPDKYIYLYQNTDRLLENIKKRGRKYEQSIEASYLQKLNAGYLEFIKNQHSENIKIINISELDFLKKRADYLCVLKKIIS
- a CDS encoding pseudouridine synthase; the encoded protein is MSRQENQNRGKASGRGSNNQRNRSNARGNAPLKSESTPKKTGRQQDPTAKPKLRFDKTGKEIGRREKLVKEVKKSNPEDGIRLNKYIANSGVCSRREADTYIATGLVSVNGKIINEMGYKVQLSDDVRFDGRRLNPEPNTYVLLNKPKGFATTDSNAKGMTVMDLVANATTAKIKPFGRLGRNATGLLLFTNDDEFVQKFTKKGIPRLFHIELDKNLKAEHLKKIKDGFSIEGKEISVEEISYVDNAPKSEIGLKIKHTGNSIIRTIFEHLGYDVVRVDCVTLGPLTKKDLPRGRWRTLTEKELNMFSML
- a CDS encoding type III PLP-dependent enzyme domain-containing protein; amino-acid sequence: MNTKYIDLINQTYYFPQEEFRLGDNGLEFHGVDLMGLVEKYGAPLKFTYLPKISENINLAKKWFADAIEKNNYKGTYNYCYCTKSSHFKHVLNEALKNDIHIETSSAFDIDIVERLKKTGKVSDKTYVICNGFKRDRYIDNIARLINNGHENCIPIIDNYEEIELLSDSIDNHFNVGIRIASEEEPKFEFYTSRLGIGYKNIIPFYEEQIKNNERVDLKMLHFFINTGIRDTAYYWNELVKCLKVYVRLKKICPSLDSLNIGGGFPIKNSLAFEYDYQYMIDEILNQINITCAEADVPVPHIFTEFGSFTVGESGGAIYEILYQKQQNDREKWNMINSSFITTLPDTWAISKRFIMLAVNRWNDEYERVLLGGLTCDSDDYYNSEQNMAAIYLPKFRKEKPLYIGFFNTGAYQETIGGFGGLQHCLIPSPKHILIDRDKNNNLTYQLFSEQQTSEQLLNILGYEH
- the speB gene encoding agmatinase, which produces MSTKTYAGIPQKYAALETSKIVLIPVPYDGTSTWQKGADKGPEAFLDASENMELYDIETQTEVYKQGVYLADAITENSSPEAVVSEVHKITKDYIKRNKFVTIFGGEHSISIGTIRAFNECFDNLTVLHIDAHADLRKEFHGSKCNHACAVYEASQTTNLVQVGIRSMDIAETRVMDEEKVFFAHDMAKDEYWMDKVIEALGDNVFITFDLDALDPSILPSTGTPEPGGLFWYETLDFLKQVFEERNVVGFDIVELCPNKDEKASDFVAAKLYYKMLTYKFAGTDEEDEYESNFNETKKGVSKFNTEEDEY
- a CDS encoding deoxyhypusine synthase family protein; the protein is MSTSKGSISQFIEKYYLHFNAAALVDAAKGYEAQLNNGSKMLVSLAGAMSTAELGKIFAEMIRQDKVHIISCTGANLEEDIMNLVAHSHYKRVPNYRDLTPQDEWDLLENGMNRVTDTCIPEEEAFRRIQKHIVKLWKEAEANGERYLPHEYMYKLLLSGVMEEHYEIDLKDSWMYAAAEKNLPIVCPGWEDSTMGNIFASYVLKGELKASTMKSGIEYMTFLADWYTDNSEKGIGFFQIGGGIAGDFPICVVPMLYQDMERTDTPFWSYFCQISDSTTSFGSYSGAVPNEKITWGKLDMDTPKFIIESDATIVAPLIFAYLLGM